ACATTATGTTACCTGGTCGAGACGGTATGGAAGTATGCCGTGAAGTACGTAAAAAATATGAAATGCCAATCATTATGTTAACTGCCAAAGACTCAGAAATTGATAAAGTTCTTGGTTTAGAGCTTGGCGCAGATGACTACGTTACAAAACCGTTTAGTACACGTGAATTGATTGCGCGTGTTAAAGCGAATTTACGACGTCATTATACACAACCAACACAAGATACAGAAGTTCAATCAAATGACATCACGATTAAAGATATTGTCATTTATCCAGACGCGTATTCTATTAAGAAGCGTGGGGAAGACATTGATTTAACACATCGTGAGTTTGAATTATTCCATTATTTAGCAAATCATATGGGTCAAGTGATGACACGTGAACATTTACTACAAACGGTGTGGGGTTATGATTACTTTGGCGACGTACGTACCGTAGATGTCACGATTCGTCGTTTGCGTGAAAAAATTGAAGACGATCCGTCTCACCCAGACTATATCGTAACACGTCGTGGTGTAGGCTATTTTCTACAACAACATGATTAGAGGATGCTTAATATGAAGTGGTTAAAACAATTTCAATCCCTTCACACAAAGCTCGTTATTGTTTATGTGTTACTTATCATTATCGGAATGCAAATTATCGGTCTCTATTTTACAAATAGTCTTGAGAAAGAGATGACGGATACCTTTAAAACCAATATTTCTCAAAATGCGAAACAAATTGAGCTCAGTATAGAGAAAATCTATGCGGATGAAAATGGCACGACCAACACTCAAAAAGATATTCAAAATCTTTTAAATGAATATGCCAACCGCAATGAAATGATTGAAATACGCTTCATCGATACGGATCAAATCATTTTAGCGACGTCTAAACAATCTAATCGTCATATGATTAATCAAAAAGCGAATGAAAGCTCGATTCAAAAAGCACTTTCTCTCGGTCAAGAAAATTCGGATACCGTACTTAAAGATTATGGTGAAGGCAAACAACGGGTGTGGGTAAAAAACATGCCTGTAACGACGAGTAAAGGACTTATCGGTGATATCTATATTGAATCGAATATCAACCAAGTCTATGATCAATTGAGCAACATCAATCAAATCTTTATCGTCGGAACGTTAATTTCTCTTATTATTACTGTGATATTGGGATTCTTTATCGCACGTACCATTACCAAACCGATTACCGATATGCGTAACCAAACGGTAGAAATGTCAAAAGGGAATTACACACAACGTGTGAAAATTTACGGCAATGACGAGATTGGTGAGTTGGCGCTTGCCTTCAATAACTTGTCAAAACGTGTACAAGAAGCACAAGCCAATACC
The sequence above is a segment of the Staphylococcus hyicus genome. Coding sequences within it:
- the yycF gene encoding response regulator YycF, translating into MARKVVVVDDEKPIADILEFNLKKEGYEVYVAYDGDDAVDLIYEKEPDIVLLDIMLPGRDGMEVCREVRKKYEMPIIMLTAKDSEIDKVLGLELGADDYVTKPFSTRELIARVKANLRRHYTQPTQDTEVQSNDITIKDIVIYPDAYSIKKRGEDIDLTHREFELFHYLANHMGQVMTREHLLQTVWGYDYFGDVRTVDVTIRRLREKIEDDPSHPDYIVTRRGVGYFLQQHD